The Bacteroidota bacterium genome segment ATTTTTGCTCGACATTAATGGTATTATTCAGAACTGGAATGCCGGTGCAGAAAGAATAAAAGGCTACAGAAGTGATGAAGTGATCGGAAAAAAATTCGAATTGTTTTATACTCCTGAAGATTTTAAATTCGAAGATGCCTGATAGACTTTTAAATTATGCCAAAGAACATGGTAAAGCCGTTTCAGGAAGGATGGCGGGTACGCAAAGACGGT includes the following:
- a CDS encoding PAS domain S-box protein: MLDINGIIQNWNAGAERIKGYRSDEVIGKKFELFYTPEDFKFEDA